TCAGCACGTCCAAAGTAAATTTGCTTACCATTGTATAACACTGTAGCTTTATCGAAAAGTTCATAGATGTTTTCACCAGCTTGGTAAATGGCAACGACAGCCGAATTATTCATCATATTAGTAGCTGTTCTAATTGCCTGTGCGAATTCCAACGCAGTGGAAGCATCTAAACCTCTAGTGGCATTATCCCATGAGTAAATCGAAGCACCCATAGCTTGAGCTTCCACTAAAGATACACGCTTTCTTTCACCACCAGAGACACCTCTAACGAAATCGTTACCAACCTTGGTAGCGTAAGTGTGTCTTAGACCAAAAACGGTACACCACATATCTCTGACGTTATCGACATATTCTTGTCTAGTCATTTGATCGACTCTGACTCTTGGTGTTTTACATTTTAGTGCAAAATCGATAGTCTCTTTAACTGTAATCTTTGGGAAATGGAAATCCAGTTCGGGACAGTAGATGACGTAACCTTTGTAGTTAGACATCATCTCATGTTGTTCCAAACCATCGTAAGAGAATTCACCATTAACTTCAACCAATTCACTAGTTTCACCAGAGACACATTTTAGCAAAGTAGAACAACCTGCACCTGGTCTACCGACAACAAACAACATTTCACCGGACTCGACAACACCGGAacaattttgaatgatgtttctcaaaggaacatcatctttcttacCGAACAAACGAGACATATGCGCTGGTGCAGTCACAAGGTTTCTAAgcatttcttcaacactaGGGCCGAAAGCAGCAGAAGCATCGACACCGACTGCtgtcaaattcttgaaagcaACACCGGAATCACCTGGTTCAATACCTTGGGACAACTGATGTGATCTCAAATAGTTCAAAAGTGCACGTAGATCAAAATCCAAAGTATCCACTTCAAATTTGTccatttccttcttggtcttgGTAGACAAGACTCTTGCCATAGAAGCCaatctttcaacaccatcCTCATTGGACAGCATTTGACTTATATGGCGCGATAATTGCGAAGTAGCACCCATCTGCTCTGGGTCTTCAGCATTGTGAGCTTCAAAACTTTGTACCGATTCGGCATAAGAATTGTTCCCATCATTGGGCGATGAGTCCTTGTCCTCGTGTTCCTTCGAAGACATAGCTCTTTCCATACCAATTAGTTTTTTTTCCCACCGACAAAAGAGATCAGCACCAAGAACTCAACCACCAGGCTTCTTATATACCATTGAAGGCACAATCATCGCGGGAATATTATTCTTACCACGCTTGCTATAGGTGATAAGCTATTTTGAATGACTTCTAGTGTAGCGATCTTTACCGGTTGCAGCTATGGTCGGGTCGGCTCTTGTTAATCGGCGTTGGGTCCGGCGAATCACCTAGCAATAAGAGCCGAACAGTTGCCGAGGATGGAAGCGAGCACGAAAGAAAAACAACGCAAACAGAGGGAATGCGAATGGCGGCTAGTAAGTAAACCATGAGCCATATTAAGCGTATCAGAGGCTGTGTTGGAAATAGATTCGGCTGATTTGACTGTTTTTTGAAGTAAGTGGATTCCCTTCTTAATCTATTTACATTATTTAGACGCTTATAGCAGATAACTGATCAATTCGATGATCCCGCCGCCGACCAGCAAGAAAGCTAGCAACAGTAACCACGGTCTCGACACTGCAAATGTGGACTTTGTTTCATCCTTGGACTTTTTCTGACCAAACTTTCTGTACTTTTCATTTCTCCTGGCGAACCTTTCGTTTGCCAGTCTTTGTTTGGGGGTCTGGACGGCCATCTTGATTCGTGTTTGTCTCGGTGCGAGTGTTGTTGGATAGTTGATACGTGTCCAGTAGCTTGTTTTACTCGATTTTCCCTTTACTGGATGACCGATACCCTGATTTTGGACCTTCTGTCACGTGATGTGTAAGTTTCGCAAATGTAGAGAAGAACTAAGTGCTCACTGTGATTGAGGGTAAAAAGTACCGCTTATGCGAGTCTTAATGCGAGATTGGGAATTATAGTTTGTTCTAAAAAAAAACACTGCAATGATTAGCTGATAACATCGCATCATATGCTATGTCACTCTTTTCAACCGAACGACGGGAATCAGTCACGTGATGAGAGCGGAAGACAAATTGTGAGTTTATTCCAATTCTttttgtttgaagaaagcacTCATTGTTACAATCTGGACGAGTGAAGGACTGGACGGTTGGGAAGGCTAGACGTCTTGGTATGGTATGAAGTCACGTGACACGTTCTAGGTCtgatcttcatctgatCTCGTCGCTCAAGTCGTCTTGACGCTTGTCCTAGTTGGATCGAGACTCCTCGAGGCTTGGAGCTCTCGAGTACTTTCAATGGGTGAAACGACGGTCGAGCGAGGCTGCGACACCGCGCGACGCCGCGACAGTTTTCGCGGTGCGCTGCAGGCGTTTCTAGCGGCGTTTCCTATTTGGGACACGCTGGTCTACCTCGATGGCGAGCCATGTTGACAATTCTCAACGcccatttttcaaaactcaGCATGATAGTTCACCATTATACATACCTACTTCTCTactctctctctctctctctttctctcgTTCCTCCATATTATCTATTATATCCTCTCTCCTCTCCTCTTCAATAAACTAAACATATCCAACTAACTTCACTCCTTTACTGGGTTACTTATATCCAACTCTAGTCGTTCATTTTATTTACACTCATTCATTCAttcctttctttgaaaCATCAGAGtaatgaaatttatcaagagtCTATGTGCCGTCTCTTTAGCGGCCATTTCGGTTACTCAGGCCCAATGTGTCATGAGTGGTGGTAATTACTACTGTTCAGAGACCGATGCTGTCGTTTATAAAAACGTTGGATATTCCGGTTCTTATATGGATGTTACCTCCATGGATGAGAATACCGGTACTTGTCAACAAAGTTCCGAATCTTTCTCCGGTTCGCTTGCTCCATTGGATGAGGAACTTTCTGTTCATTTCAGAGGTCCTATCAAGTTGCTGCAGTTTGGTGTTTACTATCCAAGTGgtgattcttctttgaaaaagagggaggaagaagacgaagaacCTTGTGTCGAGAGTGTGCAGAAACATAAGCACAAGAGAGATGTTGCTGTCGAGTATGTGGAAGTTACTTCCACTGTGTTTGTTAACCAGAACGGTCAGTCTGTAACCACTTCGGTGGCTCAGCACGAGGCCCCAGGTAACCCAGCTACCGGTATGGTCTCTTCTTACACTTTTGTCAACACAGTTGtctcttctgcttcttcttcttcttcttcttcaactccaaAGGCTGCTACTACTGCGGCTACCACTTCTGGTGCAGCTTCCTCTGTCGCTTCCTCTGcctcttctgcttcttcttcaaagacttcatcttcgtcctcggcttcttcgtcgtcgtcgtcTTCGGCCGGTGCTTGGGTCAGATCCTCGTACTTCCAACCTGGCTCTGCTTCCAACTGTGTGTTCATGAACAACGAAGGTGGTTCTGCCGGTTCAGGTGTTTGGTCTGCCAAATTCGGTAACTCTATCTCCTTTGCTGCTTCTGATGGTGTCAGTGGTGCTAGCTCCCCACAGGCGCTAGGCGATGTCACCATCAAGTCCAACAATGAATTCATGATCTTCTCTGGTTCCAAGTGTAGCGGTAACGACTGTGGTTACTACAGAGAAAATATCCCTGCCTATCACGGTTTCGGTGGTAAGGACAAGATCTTTGTCTTCGAGTTCTCCATGCCTTCCGACTCTGGCAGTGGTTACAACCAAGATATGCCAGCTATTTGGATGTTGAATGCCAAGATCCCACGTACTTTGCAATACGGTGACTCCAGCTGTTCGTGCTGGAAAACCGGCTGTGGTGAATTCGACTTGTTCGAGATCTTGACCGCTGGCTCCGACAAATTGATCACCCACATCCACAGTGGGCAAGGTTCTGACGGTACTTCCTccggtggtggtggtactCAAGACTACTTCTCCAGACCTACTAGTGGATCTATGAAGGCTGCTGTTATCTTCAACAGTGCCGATGAGACCATCCATATTGTTAAAGTCGATGACGATTTCGATGCTTCTTTGTCTAGTGACGTGGTCAACTCCTGGTTGAAGACATCCGGTTCAAGTGCCGCATTGGCCTAAATTATCGCATTATGCGGTTGTACTACTACTATTTTTTATATATAAGATTCTatactgttgaaaaggtttTTCGTTATGTTATGTTATGTTATGTTACAGTGATGTGTCTGTTTTTATATATAATGACTAAAATGCGAGTATAATGTTAAAAAGATTCACAATGAGAGATCAGTGAATTTGGgatcattcttttcaagatcCGATAGGATAATATTGTGCGGAAGGTTCGAATCCTTTCTCATTCTCCTCAAACGGGAATCATCGTTACTGTTACGCACGTTGATGATCGCCGCGTTAATAGTGCGATCAGACTCCAAGCCGATCGCACTAAGGGTCTTTTTGTAAAGACGCGAAAAGATACTCTTGTTATTGGAACACAACCAACAGTAGAAACAGTACTCGCTGTACAGGACAAAGAACGCGAATACGAAACCTGCGACCACGCAAGCCAGTATATGGTTAGCCAAAGATTTAACAAATTTGGCATCATCcaaatgccaagaagaacCCCTAGAGATCGAGAAAAACGAGTAAGTGTGCATCTTGTAATCCGCAGGTTGCAAAACTCTCACAACACCATTCTCTGGAACACCCCATCTCTTGTACTGTTTCCATACCATACTAACGAACAATGGACCAGTCGAGGCCATGATCGTAATGTACGGTACCAGCCAATTCCTATCATACTTGGCTAATGAGTCCctcaacttcaagaagaaaggaTGCTGAGGAACTGAACCCAGCACATCATTCGAAATCCCTGTTGGAGAAGTCTTTCTTGCGAAAGCTGGAACTGTCAGCAAAGGATCCAATCTCTTTTCACAACCGTCATCCAAATCGATGTAAACCCCACCAAAATGCGACAAGATGAAATATCTAATCGCATCGGCCCTCTGGATAGGATATTTATAGTTTTGGAAAGTTTCAAGGTAGTCAGGGTACTCTTCCTTAATGAACTGGTTCATCATCTCATCGGTCCACAAAATGTACTTGTAATCCGGATGCAAATCAATACATTTCTGCTGTCCCTCCTTCCAAACCTCAGGAATATCCGTCGTCTTATAAGTTTGATGAATGATTTTTGGAATTAGTTGTGGTTTTTCAGAACCAGCTGGTGGGTTCAAATCACTATCCAACAAAGCATCGTGGAACGTATCATCAATGGCCAAAGTAAGCAAATCAAAAGTCACATATAGGATCACCGACAGAATCGCCAGGTTACCATATATCATATACTTTAGTTCCTTCCTCATCGTGTCGTGCTCTACGAGCTGTGAACTTCCTTGCTTAACTGCCTCTCTTGCTGTCTCTTCCTATATATAT
This DNA window, taken from Torulaspora delbrueckii CBS 1146 chromosome 2, complete genome, encodes the following:
- the YSY6 gene encoding Ysy6p (similar to Saccharomyces cerevisiae YSY6 (YBR162W-A); ancestral locus Anc_8.516); amino-acid sequence: MAVQTPKQRLANERFARRNEKYRKFGQKKSKDETKSTFAVSRPWLLLLAFLLVGGGIIELISYLL
- the TOS1 gene encoding Tos1p (similar to Saccharomyces cerevisiae TOS1 (YBR162C); ancestral locus Anc_8.515) yields the protein MKFIKSLCAVSLAAISVTQAQCVMSGGNYYCSETDAVVYKNVGYSGSYMDVTSMDENTGTCQQSSESFSGSLAPLDEELSVHFRGPIKLLQFGVYYPSGDSSLKKREEEDEEPCVESVQKHKHKRDVAVEYVEVTSTVFVNQNGQSVTTSVAQHEAPGNPATGMVSSYTFVNTVVSSASSSSSSSTPKAATTAATTSGAASSVASSASSASSSKTSSSSSASSSSSSSAGAWVRSSYFQPGSASNCVFMNNEGGSAGSGVWSAKFGNSISFAASDGVSGASSPQALGDVTIKSNNEFMIFSGSKCSGNDCGYYRENIPAYHGFGGKDKIFVFEFSMPSDSGSGYNQDMPAIWMLNAKIPRTLQYGDSSCSCWKTGCGEFDLFEILTAGSDKLITHIHSGQGSDGTSSGGGGTQDYFSRPTSGSMKAAVIFNSADETIHIVKVDDDFDASLSSDVVNSWLKTSGSSAALA
- the CSH1 gene encoding mannosylinositol phosphorylceramide synthase catalytic subunit CSH1 (similar to Saccharomyces cerevisiae CSH1 (YBR161W) and SUR1 (YPL057C); ancestral locus Anc_8.514) translates to MRKELKYMIYGNLAILSVILYVTFDLLTLAIDDTFHDALLDSDLNPPAGSEKPQLIPKIIHQTYKTTDIPEVWKEGQQKCIDLHPDYKYILWTDEMMNQFIKEEYPDYLETFQNYKYPIQRADAIRYFILSHFGGVYIDLDDGCEKRLDPLLTVPAFARKTSPTGISNDVLGSVPQHPFFLKLRDSLAKYDRNWLVPYITIMASTGPLFVSMVWKQYKRWGVPENGVVRVLQPADYKMHTYSFFSISRGSSWHLDDAKFVKSLANHILACVVAGFVFAFFVLYSEYCFYCWLCSNNKSIFSRLYKKTLSAIGLESDRTINAAIINVRNSNDDSRLRRMRKDSNLPHNIILSDLEKNDPKFTDLSL